The Sorangiineae bacterium MSr11954 DNA segment ACCCGCGGGCTCGCCCAGCGCAGGAGGTTGTACGCGCTGCCCGCCTTGTCGTTGGTGCCCGACGCGCGCGAGCCGCCGAACGGCTGTTGTCCGACGACGGCGCCGGTGGGCTTATCGTTCACATAGAAGTTCCCGGCCGCCTGACGAAGCCGCGCCCCGGCCTTGGCCACCGCCGCGCGATCGCGCGCAAACACGGCGCCGGTGAGGCCGTAAGGGCTGGTGCGGTCCACGAGATCGAGCGCCGCATCGACCCCGGACTCGGTGGAGTCGTCGTAGACGTAGACGCCGAGCACCGGTCCGAAGAGCTCTTCGGCGAGCAGCGGGTGCGCCGGATCGGAGAGCTCGACCAAGGTGGGCCCGGCGAACCAACCCTTTTCGCGCGACCAACCGTCGCCGGTGAGGATCTTCGCCTTGGGATCGCCGGCGAGGCGCTCGCGCCAGCCGGACAGGCGGGTCCAGGCGCGCTCGTTGATCACGGCGCCCATCAGGTTGCGGAAGTCCGTGACATCGCCCATGCGGATTTGTTTGATGTGGTCGACCGCGAGATCGCGCACCTTCGGCCAGATGGAGCGCGGAATGTACGCGCGCGATGCGGCCGAGCACTTTTGCCCTTGGTACTCGAAGGCGCCGCGGACGAGGCCGACGGCGAGCGCTTCGATTTCGGCCGACGTGTGCGCGAAGACGAAGTCCTTTCCGCCGGTTTCGCCCACGAGGCGCGGGTAGGTTCGATAGCGCGCCACGTTCTCGCCGACGGTGCGCCAGATCGATTGAAAGACGGTGGTCGACCCCGTGAAATGAACGCCCGCGAGCTCGGGCCGCGCCAGGCACGTTCCGGCCACGGTGGCGCCGTTGCCGTAGACGACATTGATGACGCCGGGCGGCAGACCGGCGGCCTCGAAGAGGCGCATGGTGTGGTAGGCGGCGAGGCTCTGGTTCTCTGCCGGCTTCCAGACGACCACATTGCCCATGAGCGCGCACGCCGAGGGGAGGTTGCCCGCGATGGCCGTGAAGTTGAACGGCGTGATGGCGAGGATGAACCCTTCGAGCGGACGAAGCTCGAGGGTGTTGGAGATGCCGGGGGGCGAGATGGGCTGCTCGACCAGCCGCGAAGCGTACGCCACGTTGAAGCGCAGAAAATCGATGAGCTCGCACGCCGCATCGATCTCCGCTTGATAGGCCGTTTTGCTCTGGCCCAGCATGGTGGCGGCGTTGAGAACCGGGCGCCACGGCCCCGCGAGCAGCTCGGCCGCGCGCGTGAAAATGCGCAGGCGCTCTTCGAACGGGGTGGCCGCCCAGCCGGGGGCCGCGGCCAGCGCGGCGTCGATCGCCTTGGTGGCGATGGCTGCGCCGCCATCGTGGCAGGTGGCGAGAAGGAGGCTGTGATCGTGCGGGGCGCGGACCTCGTAAGGCGCTCCATCCCGCAGCTCGTTGCCGGCTACCACATGCGGCACATCGGGCTGCTCCTTCGCCATGCTGGCGAGGCGAGCCTTCAACGCAGCGCGTTCGGGCGAGCCTGACGCATACGACAGTACCGGTTCGTTGTGGGGGAGGGGTCTCGGAAGGGGCAAGTCCAGCATCGTACGTGGACCGTAATCCGGACTTGCCCCATTTGCTACATCACTTCTCGTCGTTCGTGTCGCCGTTGCTCAAGAGCGCGACGACCTTGCTGCTCTCTCCGGCAGGCAGCCCTTGCACGGCCTGCATCCAGCGCAGGAGCAGCGCGCGGTTGTCGGCGATGTTGAGGTTCTGCATCTCCAGCGCGCCGATGCGGTCCTCGGGCGTGAACGCGCTCTCGACCTTTTCCATCGAGAGCTTGTCCGGATCGTAGGCCATGTACGGAGCCTGCGTCTCCAGGATGGAGTAGTCGTCGCCGCGGCGAAGCTCCAAAATGACCTTGCCCGTGATGGTGGGCGCGATCCATCGGGTGAGCGAGTCCTTGATCATCATGGCCTCGGGGTCGAACCACTTGCCCTCGTACAAGAGACGGCCGAGGCGCCGTCCGTGCGTGACGTATTGATCGGTGCTCGACTCGTTGTGGATGGCCGAAAGCAGCCGCTCGTAGCCGATGTGCAAAAGCGCCATTCCAGGCGCCTCGTAAATGCCGCGGCTCTTGGCGTCGATGACCCGGTTCTCGATCTGGTCGCTCATGCCGAGCCCGTGGCGGCCGCCGATTTGATTGCACAATGCAAATAGCTCGTAGGCCGAGCCGTAGCGCTGTCCGTTCACGGCCACCGGGAGGCCGGCCTCGAACTCGAGGGTGACCCGCTCGGTCTCGATGGCGACGTCCTTCTTCCAGTGCGCGACGCCCATGATGGGCTCCACGATGTTCATGCCCACGTCGAGGCGCTCCAGATCCTTGGCCTCGTGGGTGGCGCCGAGCACATTGGCGTCGGTCGAGTAGGCTTTCTCGGTGCCCATTTTGTACGGGAGGCCCAAGGAGACCAGGTACTCGCTCATCTCTTTGCGGCCGCCGAAGGCCGACACGAAGGCCGGGTCGAGCCAGGGCTTGTAGATGTGCAGGCCGGGATTGACGAGGATCCCGTAACGGTAAAAGCGCTGGATGTCGTTGCCCTTGTGTGTGCTGCCATCGCCGAACACGTTCACCCCGTCTTCGCGCATGGCGCGCACGATGGCGGTGGTGGTGGCCACACGTCCGAGCGGGGTGGTGTTGAAGTACTTCTTTCCGCCGACCGACAGATGAAAGGCGCCACACTGAATCGCGATGAGCCCTTCGCGCACCAAAGCCTCGCGGCAGTCGATGATCCGAGCCGCCTTCGCGCCATGCTCGGTGGCGATGGGGGGAATATCGTTGGGGTTCTTTTCGTCCGGCTGCGCGAGGTCGGCCGTGTAGGCGTACACCTCGAGTCCTTGCCGTGACATCCATGCAACGGCGGCCCGCGTATCGAGGCCACCCGAGAAGGCAAGGCCGATGCGGGTTCCAGCGGGGGGCAACGATCGATAAATGCGGCTCATGAGTCGCGGTGTACAACATTTCTGGGCCGCGCAAAATCGCGCATTGTGAATGCGCGTGTGTGCGGCCGAGCAACCGCAGATTTCGACGAGCCGAAACCGCACTGTCACGTAGCTCGCGGGCGCCCGAGGATACGCTCGTGCGCATGCTCAACCCGGTGACCCTTCGGGCCGCGACGATTTGGCTCCCCGTTCTCGCTGCGGTCGCCTGCAGCGCGGCGGATCCCGACGCATGGAAGGAAGCGGAGGACGCGGAGCTCGAAGGCCGCGAGCCGGTGCGCGCGGAGATGCCGCTCGTCGCGCACGACCAAGACGATGTCCCGTTGGCCTCGGCCATCTTTCGGGCCACGCACAACAGTTATTCGGGCGATGTCGAGGGCGCGAAAGGGCCGATCCTCGGGCAGCTCGATCGCGGTGTGCGGTTTCTGGAGCTCGATGTGTACGATCTCGGGTTCGCGAGCGCGCGCGATTATTCGATTGGGCACAACGCGCCCGGCGACGCGGTGGATCACGGCGGGGGCAATCCCGCGACGAACAAGCTGCGCGATTGGCTGGCGCCCATCGGTGCGTGGTCGCGCCTGCATCCGGATCATGCGCCGCTGATGGTGATGCTCGACGTGAAGGGCGATTTCACGGACAACGCCTCGTTCGCCGAGGGGAACTTGGCGGCGCTCAACGAGGATATGCGCTCCACCTTGGGTGCTCCATGGCTCTTCGCCAAAGACCTCGCCGCGCCGTTCCCAACCATCGGCGAGCTGCGCGGCCGGATCCTGACATTGCTCTCGGGCGACGGCGGCTCGCGGGCCGCGTACAAGCGCGATGTGGGGCACCATCCCGCGGTGGCGATCAACGGTCGCGGGCAGGTGGTCGAGGTGCACGATTCGGGCAGCGGTACGCTCTGGTATTGGACGGGGCAGTACGAGGCCGATGGGCGCGTGACATGGCGCCGGCACGGCCGGTACGACACCGGGAAGACCCCGGCGGTGGCGCTCAACGACCAAGGCTTCCTCGTCGAGGTGCACCAGGCCGAGCATAGCTCGACCCTCTGGTACCACGTCGGTCGTCTGGGGTCGGATGGGGAGATCGCGTGGTCGCCGAGCCGCCCGTACGACCTCGGCGTGCTGCCGACGGTGCGCTTCGTCGATCCGGCCGGCGCCGAGGTTCGCGAGGTTCATCGCAGCCAGGCGAACGAGCAGAATTGGGACTGGGAGGGTACGTTGAACACCGCGACGTTGCGCGTGGCTTGGAATGGCGCGACCCATGGCCGCACCTCCGATCCGCGCTTCGACGTGGCCACCGCGAGCCACGGCACGAAGCGCGTCTCGGTGTGGACGGGCGCCGATGGCGCTTCGCCGCCCGAGACGCTTCGCTATACGACGGACCGGATCTCGGGCGATCGCATTCGTTATCCGCAGTGGGCCTTCGTGGAGTTCCAGCCCGGCGACAGCGCCGAGCTCCGCGAAGGGGCGTGGTTCCATGCGTCGAACGCGAGCAACGCGGCGTTCATCACCGCGGGGCGCCGCGAGGGCCGGATCGTGCGCGGCTGGGATTTCGACGATGCGAGCCGCGCCACCGAGCCGCTCGCGAACTACCCCGCGACGAATACGCCTTGGGCCCCGTGGTACCAGTCGCTGTTGAACCAGGCGGGCGCCATTTCTTGGTAGCGGGGGCGCCCGCGCTCAGCGCAGAGGGAGCGCGTGCAGCGCGGCGGTGTGCTTGACGGCGAAGTCTTCGAACAGCTCCGGGTGCACGCACGCCGCCATGATTTCCAGCGATTCGACCAGGCGCGGGCCGGGGCGGTTGAAGAACGCATTTCCATCCGACACGTAAATGCGCGAGCCCGCCGCCGAGACCGCCCCGGCGATCGTCTCCTCGATGATGCCGCGCTCCTCCATCGTCCGCGCCAAGGTAAACCCGCACGGCTTGACCACCACGACATCGGGCTCGAGCTTCGCGAGCGCCTCCGCCGTCACCGTGGGCGCCGGCTGCCCCGCGCTCGCCCCCACCGGCGTTCCACCCGCGAGCGCGATCAGCTCCGGCATCCACGTCCCGCCGAGCATGATCGGATCGAGCCACTCGATCGACACCACCCGCGGGCGCGACGTCGCCATCGCAGCGCGCTCCGCGATCGCACGAACACGCGCCTCGAGCTCGGCCCGCACCTCGGCGCCGCGCTGGGGGCGGCCGAGCGCGCTCGCCACCGTTTGGATGTCGCCCCACACGTGCTCGAGGCGGGTCGGGCTCAGGCTCACGATGCGAACGCTGTCGCGATGGGCGAGTCGCGCCACCGCGCTGCGCACGTCGTCGAGCGACACGGCGCACACTTCGCACAAATCTTGGGTGACGATCACGTCGGGCGCGAGCTCCCCCAGGGTTCGCTCGTCCACCGCGTAGATGCTCAGCGCCTCGTGGACCACCGCGCGGACGGCCGCGTCAATCGCGCGGCTGGTGCCGAGGGGCGAGATGCGCGCGGCGGTGAGCACCGGGCGATCGCGGATCTCCTCGGGATAATCGCACTCGTGCGAGATGCCCACGAGCTCGGCGGCGGCCCCCACCGCGCAGACCATCTCGGTGGCCGAGGGCAGGAGCGAAATGATGCGAAGAGCCGGTGCGACCATCCCAAATCTCCTTGGATCGGTGTGCGGGCGCGAGCTCGCCGTCGTACGAAATTCGAGCAGACCCCCAGCCTCCAAGGTATGGTGCAGCCCGAGCCCCGGTCAACCTAGGATGGCACAGGTACTCCTCGTCGGATTTGCAGGCGGACTCGGAACGGTGGCCCGCTACGTGGTGGGCCTCTGGGCGGCGAAGACCTTGGGGACGGGCTTTCCGTACGGCACCCTGCTCGTGAATGTGGCGGGCTGCTTTCTCATGTCGTTCATCGCCGAGCTGGCGCTGTCGACCGCGCTGATCCCGCCCACCTTGCGCCTGACCTTGGCGACGGGGTTTCTTGGCGGCTTTACGACGTACTCGAGCTTCAACCAGGAGACGACCCATCTGCTTCGTCAGCCCGCCTGGCTCACGGGCGCCGCCAACTTGGGGGTCACCTTGGTGGGGTGCTTCGTTGCGGGGCTTCTGGGCTTGGCGCTGGCCAAGCGGATCGCGCTGCTGGTTTAGCGGGCGCGCCCGCCGCGGCCTGCGCCTGCGCGCCCGCTTGGCCGAGCGCGAGCAGCAAGGAGCGCGCTTTGTTCAACGTCTCTTTGAACTCGCGCTCCGGATCGGAGTCGATGACCACCCCGCCGCCCACTTGCACATAGGCGCGCCGGTCTTTGAGCACGATGGTGCGGATCGCGATGTTCAGATCCATCTCCCCGGCAAACGAGAGATATCCGATGGATCCGGTGTAGAGCCCGCGGGCGTGCGGCTCCAGCTCGGCGATGATTTCCATGGTGCGGATCTTGGGCACGCCGGTGATGGTCCCGCCCGGGAAGAGGGACGCCGTGACGTCGATCAGGCCCATCTCCGGGGCCACGTCGCCCACCACCTCCGACTCGATGTGCATCACGTGCGCGTAGTTCGCGATCTCCATGAGCTTCGAGACGTGAACGCTGCCGAAGCGGCAGACCCTCCCGAGATCGTTGCGCGCGAGGTCGACGAGCATCACGTGCTCGGAGAGCTCTTTTTCACACGTGCGCAGCTCGTGGAGGAAGCGCGCGTTCTCCTCGTCGCCGCCGCGCCTTCGCGTCCCGGCGATGGGGCGGGTGAAGGCCCTTCCACCTTCCACGCGCACCAGGCGCTCGGGGGAGGCGCTCACGATCTCCAGATCGCCCCACGCAAAATAACTTGCAAAATGCACGGGATCGATGCGCGACAACGTCTCGTACAAATCGAGCCCCCCGCCGCCGTACTCCGCTTCGAGCCGCTGCGACAGGTTCACTTGGTAGGTATCGCCCGTGCGGATGTACGACTGAATTCGCGCGACGGCGCCCAGGTACTCCTCTTTGGTGAAGTTCGACGTGTACGCCGCCGACGGCCGCCACGCCTCGCCCGCGCGCACCGCCGGCGAGCCCGGCGCGGCCAGCGCACCCGCCGAACGCGACCTCCGCCGCGCGCGCTCGATCACCTCGAGCAGCGAATCCACCCGCCTCTGGCACGCATCGTAGTCGTCGCCGGTGGCGATCGCGAGGATGCGATCCGCTCCGTGATCGAACGCAAAGAACGCGTCGACGAAGTGAAACGCGATGTCCGCCACCCCCAGATCGTCGTGGGGGTGCGGCGGCAGACCCTGGAAATACCGGCTCGCGCCATAGCCGAAGAAGCCCACGGCGCCGCCCGAGAAGAGCGGCATCCCGGGCAGTCGGAGCCCGCGCCACTGCTGCATCACGCTCTTCAACGCGGCGATGGGATCGCCCTCGAACGCGCGCCCGCCGATCCAGTAGCGGGGGCCCTTGGCGCGAAAGGTCGCGAAGGGCTCCGCGCCCAGGATGGAGTAGCGGCCCTCCTCCGAGACGCGCGTGCTCTCGAGCAAAAAGCGATGCTCTTCGGGCAGCGCGCGCAGGAGATCCACGGGCCCGAGCGCGCCTCGGTCGGTGGCGACCACCAGCGGAACTTGGTTGTAACCCGCGGCGACGTGCGCCGCGAACGCTGCTCGATCCAGAGGCATGAAAGCTCGCGAGAACGGTTTACGACGACGACGCGATCTTTCGGGGTGCTTCGCCGCCAACGACGGTGCTGCCGTTTTCGCTGTTGACGCGCGCGATGACCTTGAAGACCTCTTCGTCCGTCATGATGTGATCCTGCGACTTGGCCGCCGCGAGGATCTCTTGGACGAGTTTCTCCGAGCCGTCAATGCCGCGCTTGCGGAGCCAGTGATTCACGTTGGAGGCGCCGCTCATGAAACCGATGCAGATCTCTTGCGAACGCCCGAAGGCCCCCGCGGGGACACCGCTGTAAATGCGGTCCGCCAGCCAATCGTCGCCTTTGTTCAGCGCCTTGGTGATGGCCGCCGCGTGCACGCCGGTGGCCGTGCGGAAGGCGTCGCGGCCGACCAGCGGATAGTTGATGGGAATGTGCCACCCGAGAGCGGACGCGGCGGTTTCGACGTACTCGAGCAGCTTGGTCAGATCTTGGTCGCCCAGCTGGCCGAGCAGCTTCATGTTCATGAGCAGGAGCTCCATGGCCACGTTGCCCACCCGCTCGCCGATGCCCAGCGCGGTCGCGTGCACCCGATCGGCCCCGAACTCCAGCGCCCAGATGGCGTTCTCCAGGGCGAAGCCGCGATCGTTGTGGCCATGCCAGTCGATGCCGATGTTGGTGGCGCCCAAGCCGATGATCACGTCCTTCGTGAAGCGAATCAGGTTGTGCACCCCGTCCGGCGTGGCATGCCCCACGGTGTCGGCCAGGCAGATGCGCGTGGCGCCGTGGTCGATGGCCGCGCGGAACAAGGTGGTGAGCACCTCGGGCCGCGAGCGCGTGGTGTCCTCGGTCACATAGGCGACCGGCAGGCCCGCCTTGACCGCCACGTCGATGGCTTCGCAGCTGCGCTTGGCGATGAGCGAGACGTCCCACTCCTCGGTGTACTGGCGGATGGGGCTCGAGCCGATGAAGGCGTAGACCTCGATGGGGATGCCGGCGCGCTGCGAGAGCTCGATCATCGGCGTGATGTCGCTCGTCACCGTGCGCCCCGCGCAGGCCACCTGGAGCTTCAACTTGTTGTCGACGATCTCTTTGCAGATGCGCAGACAATGATCGAAGGCGCGCTTGGAGGCGCCCGGAAGCCCGATGTCGGCCGCGGCGATGCCGAGGTCGTCCATCAGGTGCACGAGGACGAGCTTGTCCTCGATGCATGGATCGATCACCGACGGATTCTGGATCCCATCCCGCAGTGTTTCGTCGAAGAAGGTAAACCCCTTCGGGATGAGACGCCCCTTTCGCTCGACCTCGTTCCAGTCATAAACGAGGTCCGAAATGTTCGCTTTCTCCATCCTGCCGACTCTCCCCACCTCCAAATGTAGCAGGAGGCGGGGACGAGCCCGGCAAAATTAGGCGCTCACGACGTTCCGTTCGCGCTTCCGTCTTGACCGGTTGCGTTGACGCTCTTCGCTTTTGCCACCACGACCATCGCCGCGCGAACCAGTTTTTCGCCCTGCAAATAGCCGGGTTGCACCTCGAAAATCACGGTGCCGCTGGGGTGTTGATCCGTCTCGACCTGTTGAATGGCTTCGTGCACCGCGGGGTCGAACGGGGTGCCGACCGAGGGCACCTTTTTGATGTTGATCTTGCCGAGGGTCGACTCGAACTGCTTCAGGATCATCTGCAGCCCGTCGACGACGGCCTTCACCTCTTGGGCGCGCTGGGCGCCCTGGATGCCGCGTTCGATGTTGTCGAACACGGGGAGCAGCTCGCGCAGGATCTCCTCTTGGCCGAGCTTTCGCGCGTCGTCGGTCTCGCGCCGCGAACGCTTTCGAAAATTATCGAACTCGGCGGCCGTGCGCATCCACATGTCCTTGAGGCGCGCGGCCTCGAGGCGGGCTTCGGCGAGCGCGTCTTCGCACGCCTCGCCGGCTTCACCGGTCGATTTCGGAGCGTTGCTCGTGGTGCTCGAGGTGCTCACGCTCGCATCCTTTTCCTCCCCGAGGTCGGGGGAGGAGGGACCAATGGCTTCATCCGCGTTGTTCACTTCCTTCTCCGTCATGATGGGGGTCTGACTATACCGAAAATCCCGCCTGCGCCAGGAGGTCGTCCGCATGCGATGTCGAGAGGTACAGACCTCGGGCGTAGAGGCGCAGCCGCGCCGCCTCGTCGAGATCCCCCGGGCGGCCATGCGTGGCGCCCGCCAGTAGAATGGCGGCCGTGACGCTCACATTGAGGCTCTCCACGAAGCCCCGCATGGGGACCCGGACCGCCCTCGGGCACGCGGCCGTGAGGCGGGCGCTGATTCCGTCGCGCTCATTGCCGAGGACCAGGGCAAACCGGGGGATCCGCGCCAGATCCTCCGGCGCGAGCTCCCCCTGGGGGTGGGTAGCGATTAATTCCAGGTCCGCTGTCTTGGCCGCGTCGAGCGCCCCTTCGACCGTGCGATGGGGGACGATATCGACCCACTTCTCCGCGCCGCGCGCCACGGAGGCCGCCGCCAGAAAAGCCTCGCGCGACTCGATGACGTGCAGCCGCTGGATGCCGAACGCCTCGCAGGTGCGCAGCACCGCCGCGCCATTGTGGGGATCGTGCGGCGACTCGAAGAGCACCGCGATGCTCCCGATCCGCTGGCCGATGACGTCCAGGAGCCGCGCGCGCCGGCGGTCGTTCACGAAGGGCTCGAGGACGCGGACCACGCCCGCCGGATCGAGTTTTTCGACCCGTAAGATCCGCTCCGAGACAAGCTCCTCTTTGTTCAGTACTCCTAAACTGCGGCGACGCATGGGGAGCTTCGTCTAAAACGAATCGGACCAAAATGGGCACAATACGTGTTCACGACTACAGTTGACCCCCCCGAGCATGGACCACGAACCCCGCAGTAGCGCCCTGCCCCCTCTGCCGCGCCCTCGGCGGCGGCGGGAACGCGACTGGGGCCGGTCGATCTCGCGCGTGCTCTGCGTGATCCTGGCGGTGATCGCGCTGCTCCCGCCGCTGGTGGTGCTGGCCGTCCGCTCGACGTTTCTCCAGCGGTGGGCCACCTCGCAGCTCGACCAACTCATACGCTCCAAGGGCATCGTGGCCGAGTACGACGTGGTGCCCAGGCTGTGGCCGCTGTCCATCGAGCTTCGCGGCGTTCGGGTCGAGTCGAACGATGGGGGGGAGCCGCTCTTGGTGGCCCAGCGCGTGGCCGTGCGCCCCAAGTTCTTCGGGCTGCTGTCGGGCAAGCTGGCCATCGAACAGGTCGACATCGATGGCCCCAAAGTCCGCGTGGTCCTCAAGGACGGAAAGCTCGCGAACCTGGGGCTGGAGTTGCCCAAGAGCGATCCGAACAAGCCCTCGGGGCCGCTGCACGTGCCCTCGGGCTCCTTTGCCATCACCGACGGCGAGCTCGACCTCGATATCGAAGGGGTGAAGCTGAAGACGCAAGGCTTCGACGTGGACGTCACCTCGGACGACGATCCGCAGGAGGGCGCGACCCTCGAGATCGCGCTGCGCATGGGCAAGGCGCACGTCTCCCGCACCCGCGTGATCTCCCCTCAGATGACCGCCCACGACGAGGACACCCTCTGCCTCATCGACGGCCGGGTGCGCGTCGATCCGCGCGCGATCGCCGTTCACCGGCTGCAGATCCTGGGGGCGGCCGATCTCGATCCGGGCGCGGGGAGCGCTCCGCCGTGCAAGCTCCCGGACGAGGACCCGCGCAACGTGGAGCTCGCGCTCACGCACACCACCGTTCGGCTGCCCACGAAGCCGGGGGATTTGCCCCATGTCGAGGGGCACGTCACCGCGCGCACGCCGCTGGCCATCGGCGCCAAGGCGGGGCCCTTTCCCGAGACCGACGGTTGGATCTCGGTCGATGCCGACGTTCGCTACCTGGAGGGGATGAGCTTCCCCGACGTGAACGGCAAAATCCGGGGGCACCGTTTGCGCATCGAAAAATATCAGCTTGCGAGCGAGCTGGAGAGCGAGATCGCGGTCACCAAGGGGGCCATCACCAGCCCGCGCACCACCATCGGCATCGCGGACGGCGTCGCGACCCTCACCAACGTTCAAGTGGAACCGCTGGTCAAAGGGATCCCGCTGCACGCGACCGTGGACGTGAAGGACGCGAGCTTCACCACGCTCATGCGCGAGCTGGGCGTGAGCCAGCACCCGCACGTCACCTGGGATCTCAAGGAGGTGAAGGTCCCCCACTTCGGCGGCACCATCGAACCCTTGCGGCTCGACGGGGACATGACGGCGCACACCCCGAACTTGGCGGTGTTCGACAAGGCGGTGGACGATCCGGCGCGCCAGCGGGCCATCGGGGTCAAGGAGGCGCAGCTCGCGGCGCACATCGCGGTGCGGCCCGACGCGCTGCAGTTCAAGGCCATTCGCGCCACGCTCCCCAAGAGCACCATCGAGGGCGGCTTTGCCTCCATCGGCTTTCACGAAGATCTGGTGGTCGACGTGCCGCAAGCCATCGTCGACCTGTCGGAGATCAGCCCGCTCGGCTCGATCCCCATCTCCGGCAAGGCGCAGGCGAGCGTGAAGATGAACGGCCTCTTCGGCGATCCGCGCCTCGAGGCCGACACCTCCATCGAGGACTTCGTGCTCAGCGGCATCCCCTTCGGCCATGTGACCGCGGGGCACGCGACCCTGCGGGGGCTCACCGTGGAGCTCACCGGGGTGAAGGCGACGAAGAACAAGAGCAGCTACGAGATGCCCTCGGGCAAGCTCGACTTCGGCGGCGCGGCCAACATGTTGATGGACGCGGTGGTCGCCTCCAATGGCTTTGCCGTGCGCGACTTCTTCAACCTTTTCCAGATGGACGAGGATCCGCGCTTCGCCGAAATCGACGGCATCTTCACGACCAACTCCACCCTCCACGTGGCCCTCGGCGGCCCGCAGGATCGGTGCAAGGGCGGCTACCTGGACATCGCCGGCCACGCCCACATGCGCGACGTCAAGCTCTTTGGCGAGGCCTTCGACGACGGCGATCTCGATCTCAACTACGAGTGGATCGATCGCCTGGCGGGCCTGAACGGCGCCCGCATCGACGTGCACGCGGCGACGTTGCGCAAAGTGCGGCCCAAGCCGGATGGCATCGCTGTGGGCACCGTGTTTGGCTCGGCGAAGGTCGATCATGGAAACTTGAACGGCAGCGTGGTCGTGCAAGGGATCCCGCTCTCGCGCGTGCAATCCCTCGGCTCGGCCGGCGCCGAGATCGATGGGTCGGTCTCCGGCTTCGCGCAGGTGAGCGGGACGATCGACGCCTACAAGGTCCAAGGAAATATGGACATCACGCCGCTCTTGGTGCGCGGGACCCGCCTGGCCGGCTCGCACGTCGACGTGGCGATGATCCAGCAGGAGCCGGAGCTGAAAAAGTCCATCGGCAAGACCGCGTGCGGCGCGCCCATGTACCCGGAGTTCGACAAGGCCACCTACGATCCGGGCGCGTTTGCGGGCGAATACCGGGTGAGCGGCGATCTGTTCGGCGGGCAGCTCAAGGCCTCCGACTTCGTGATGACCCGCGAAAAGAACGCCTTGATCACCGGCAAGCTCGCGGCGAAGAAGCTGGACCTCGGCGCCTTGCTGCGCGTCGCCAAGCCGCCCGTCGCCACCGACGACGTGGAGGCGGCGGCGCAGCCCCAACCCCTCGAGGGCGAGCTCTCGGGCGAGCTGACCATCGCGCGCGTGCGCCAGAACGACTTGGCGCACGCCGAGCTCTCGTTCGTCCCCGAGTCGATGACCTTGGGCCGCGCCGGTCAAAAGGTGACGATGCGCCCGACCAGCTCCGTGGTCTATGTCAAGGACAACACCATCGGCGTGCCGCCGCTGACCTTCGATCTGCAGGCCGGCAAGGGGCTGCGCGGCACCATCACCGTGCGCGGCGCCGCGCGAAAATGGAGCACGGCGCCGGAGCTGGCGTTCAACGCGGAGCTGATGCCCATCGACTTGGGCGTGCTGGTGGGCGCCGTGCCCAAGCTGGAACGCGCGCAGGGCACCTTGGGGGGCTCGCTCTATGTGACCGGCAAGGCCAGCGCGCCGGAGATGAACGGTGTGCTCAGCGTGCGGGGCGGCGAGTTCATCGTCGATGGGCTGCCGGGGCCCATCACCGCGGTCGAGCTGGACGTGCAGGCCGACTCGTCGGAGGTGCGCATCTCGCGCGGGTCGGCCAAGTTCGCCGGGGGCACGGTGGCGGTGACCGGGCACTTGCCCATCTCGGGCTTCACCGTGGGGGCGGGCGAGGTCAATCTGCGGGGACGCAACCTGCGGCTCGCCCCCTGGGAT contains these protein-coding regions:
- a CDS encoding nucleotide exchange factor GrpE, yielding MTEKEVNNADEAIGPSSPDLGEEKDASVSTSSTTSNAPKSTGEAGEACEDALAEARLEAARLKDMWMRTAAEFDNFRKRSRRETDDARKLGQEEILRELLPVFDNIERGIQGAQRAQEVKAVVDGLQMILKQFESTLGKINIKKVPSVGTPFDPAVHEAIQQVETDQHPSGTVIFEVQPGYLQGEKLVRAAMVVVAKAKSVNATGQDGSANGTS
- a CDS encoding LeuA family protein, with amino-acid sequence MEKANISDLVYDWNEVERKGRLIPKGFTFFDETLRDGIQNPSVIDPCIEDKLVLVHLMDDLGIAAADIGLPGASKRAFDHCLRICKEIVDNKLKLQVACAGRTVTSDITPMIELSQRAGIPIEVYAFIGSSPIRQYTEEWDVSLIAKRSCEAIDVAVKAGLPVAYVTEDTTRSRPEVLTTLFRAAIDHGATRICLADTVGHATPDGVHNLIRFTKDVIIGLGATNIGIDWHGHNDRGFALENAIWALEFGADRVHATALGIGERVGNVAMELLLMNMKLLGQLGDQDLTKLLEYVETAASALGWHIPINYPLVGRDAFRTATGVHAAAITKALNKGDDWLADRIYSGVPAGAFGRSQEICIGFMSGASNVNHWLRKRGIDGSEKLVQEILAAAKSQDHIMTDEEVFKVIARVNSENGSTVVGGEAPRKIASSS
- a CDS encoding RNA methyltransferase is translated as MRRRSLGVLNKEELVSERILRVEKLDPAGVVRVLEPFVNDRRRARLLDVIGQRIGSIAVLFESPHDPHNGAAVLRTCEAFGIQRLHVIESREAFLAAASVARGAEKWVDIVPHRTVEGALDAAKTADLELIATHPQGELAPEDLARIPRFALVLGNERDGISARLTAACPRAVRVPMRGFVESLNVSVTAAILLAGATHGRPGDLDEAARLRLYARGLYLSTSHADDLLAQAGFSV